In Papaver somniferum cultivar HN1 chromosome 1, ASM357369v1, whole genome shotgun sequence, a genomic segment contains:
- the LOC113321903 gene encoding polygalacturonase-like — protein MHWPFISIKGVLHRPNISSQLSQFLLAMAEFRNSNYILLSAAIFFTIFFVTLLTNADAIIHNVASFGAKADGKTDASPAFLKAWIAACSSSKPSMIYVPLKKYLIGPTEFVGPCKNSNITFRIDGMLIAPDYKKMKFSAQHWITFNYVNGMSILGGFLDGRGSSLYACKVARKDCPAGATSLSIYNSHNIKVQNLKSLNAKLYHIVVYGCKDVVLDGVQIRAPDESLNTDGIHIQKASNVRVYNSGIKTGDDCISIGAGTRDLLIQRVACGPGHGISIGSLGHQLEEEGVQNVTVKSVVFTGTQSGMRIKSWARPSKGFVKGVVFKNAIMNNVLFPIVIDQNYCPGIEGCPTLNSGIQISQITYSNIKGTSATQVAMKFDCSKSHPCKDIRVEDIKLVYRQEHQEKEGKPQQPATSFCRNVHGITRGSVFPPSCV, from the exons ATGCACTGGCCTTTCATTTCTATAAAAGGCGTACTCCATCGGCCAAATATCTCATCTCAACTATCTCAGTTTCTCTTAGCCATGGCAGAATTCAGAAACAGCAACTACATCCTCCTTTCAGCGGCGATTTTCTTCACAATCTTCTTTGTGACACTCCTGACAAATGCAGATGCAATCATTCATAATGTCGCCAGTTTTGGCGCAAAGGCAGATGGAAAGACTGATGCAAGTCCAGCATTTCTCAAAGCATGGATTGCTGCTTGTAGTTCTTCCAAACCATCTATGATATATGTTCCTCTTAAGAAGTATCTTATCGGTCCAACCGAATTCGTAGGACCATGTAAAAATTCCAATATTACTTTTCGGATTGATGGGATGCTCATTGCTCCGGATTATAAAAAGATGAAGTTCTCTGCTCAGCACTGGATAACTTTTAACTATGTAAATGGGATGTCTATACTTGGAGGATTTCTTGACGGCCGAGGCTCTAGCTTATATGCGTGTAAGGTTGCTAGAAAAGACTGCCCAGCAGGTGCCACG TCGCTTTCCATCTATAATTCGCACAACATAAAAGTTCAAAATCTGAAATCCCTTAACGCAAAGCTGTACCATATCGTTGTATATGGATGCAAGGATGTAGTATTAGACGGAGTCCAGATTCGTGCTCCAGATGAAAGCCTTAATACAGATGGTATACACATACAAAAAGCATCCAATGTCCGTGTCTACAACAGCGGTATAAAGACTGGTGACGATTGTATCTCCATTGGTGCTGGTACTAGAGACCTATTGATTCAGCGCGTTGCTTGTGGACCTGGACATGGTATAAG CATTGGGAGTCTGGGACATCAACTAGAGGAAGAAGGCGTGCAGAATGTGACGGTGAAAAGCGTAGTATTCACTGGAACGCAAAGTGGGATGAGGATCAAATCTTGGGCAAGACCCAGTAAAGGATTTGTTAAAGGAGTTGTATTCAAGAATGCTATAATGAACAACGTTCTATTTCCAATTGTCATCGATCAAAATTACTGTCCTGGTATCGAAGGCTGTCCTACCTTG AACTCGGGGATACAAATTAGTCAAATTACGTACTCGAATATCAAAGGAACATCAGCAACTCAAGTTGCTATGAAATTCGATTGCAGTAAATCGCATCCATGCAAAGACATCCGTGTTGAAGATATCAAACTTGTCTATCGTCAAGAACATCAAGAAAAAGAAGGTAAACCACAACAACCAGCTACATCCTTCTGTCGAAACGTTCATGGCATAACTCGAGGTTCAGTCTTTCCACCAAGTTGTGTATGA